The following nucleotide sequence is from Synergistota bacterium.
ATAGTACACTTTTATCTGGGTTATGTGGCGCAAATCAACGAGTTGAGTTCTTAGTAGATAAGAGAGAAGAGCCCCCGCCGATGAAATTCCAGCGAGCTTGTCTTTACAGCCAAACGCTTCCAAGCTCTGGACTCCAAAGTGCCTCTTTAAGATCTCCTCTCCTTGCTTCCAGGAAAATTCCCCCTTAGGAAGATAGGTTCTCGGTATATCCCCAGGGAGATCTTCTATATCTATGTATTCAGGGAGGAGTATTTCTCCCGGTGAAATTCTCTCTATCTCAGATAGAAGATCTTTTCTATCAACCTCGCCTAAGTAAAAATCACCGTCTATGAGATCAGCGTAGCTCAAGCCATATACATCTCCCGCGGGATATACAGAAGCTATATAGTTCGCTTCCCCCTCTTCATCCTCAAGGGTTCCAGGCGTTATCACTCTAACAACCTTTCTTTCAACAAGCTTTTTCCCTTTGGTGTCCCCAACTTGCTCACATACAACAACTTTATATCCCTTTTTGACCAGCCTTCGTAGATAAGATGAAGCTGCATGATAGGGGACACCTGCAAGAGGAACCTTCCTATCCCTATCTCGCGAGGTTAAGGTTAAGCCAAGCTCCCGAGAAGCTATTTTAGCATCCTCATAGAACATCTCGTAGAAATCTCCCATTCTAAAGAATATTATGGCGTCAGGATACTTTTCTTTTACCTCCATATATTGTCTTAAAGCAGGCGTTAGCTCCTCCTTATCCTTCATTCCTATTAACACTCCTCAGAAAAGCTTCCAAGATCAAAGCTGCCGAAATCCTGTCTCTTTCTCTCCTTCTCTTGCGCGCTGAGAGCTCACATATTTTAAGCAATCTCTCAGCTTCTGCAGAGGAATACCACTCCTTCCAGAGATTAACCTTAAAGCCTCTTTTTTCTATCTCCTTTTTGAGCTTAAGGGCTTCCCTCTCAGAGGCTCCTCCCTGAACGCCATCGGTCCTCACCGGTAAACCCAAAACAATGATAAAATCACCATATATTTTCCTAAGCATTTCTATTTCAACCAAGATCGAATCCCTGTTAACAACCTTAAGAGGCATAGCAACCCTTCCGCCCTCATCACTTATTGCTATTCCTATTCTCTTTTCTCCCCAATCCAATCCTAAATATCTCATATATACTTTTCTATTTGAGCCAGGATCTCCTTCAACTTTACAGTATCCCTCCCACCGGCTTGAGCGTATCTAGGTTTTCCTCCTCCGCCTCCCCCTATCTGAGCACCTATATTCTTGACGATTTTCGACGCATTCCACCCTTTCTCCACAAGATCAGGCGTAATCATAGCTATAAGTACCGCTCTTCCTTCCTTAGCACTGCCCAGTATGACGATAGAGCTACCAAGTCTAGCTTTTATCTCGTCTCCCAAGATACGCATGGCCTCAGCATCAAGGTTCTCCAAAAATGCTGAAAAGACTTTCACACCATCTATCTCCTTGGAAGAAATTCTCTCAAGTTTAAGTCGAGCTATCTCAAGCTCCTTCCTCTTTAGCTCATCGGAAAGCTTTTCCCTCTCTCCCTGAAGCTTTCTAAGACCCTTTTCACGTTCCTTAAGCTGGGAAACCATGTACTCATAAGCTGATTTTCCACACACGGCTTCTATTCTTCGCAGATTAGCTCCTATACCGCTCTCCGAGACTATCTTAAACACCCCTATCAATCCGGTTCTCTCAAGATGTGTACCGCCACATAACTCAAGACTATAATCCCCTATCTTTATCACTCTAACTTTCTCACCATATTTCCCCTCGAAAAGGGCTTTTGCACCGAGCCTCTTAGCCTCCTCGAGATCCATCTTTAAGACATCGACCTTAAGGTCATCCCATATCTTTTCGTTCACCCTTCTTTCTATCTCTTCAATCTCTCTTGAGCTTAGTGGTGAGAAGTGAGAAAAATCAAACCTCAACCTATCTGGAGCCACAAGAGAACCTGACTGTCTCACATGAGATCCAAGCACATCACAAAGAGCTTGATGTAGGAGATGCGTAGCTGTATGATGCTTAGCCGTCTCCCTTCTTCTAAGTGCATCTACCTTTACATCGACTAAGTCTCCCTCATCGATCTTTCCTCTAAGTGGAGTTACACGATGAACAATCAACCCCTCAACCGGAGAATACGTGTCATCTATTCTTCCTTCAAAATTCTGGGAGATAATCGTTCCTTTATCTCCCACCTGTCCTCCTCTCTCAGGATAGCAAGGAGTTCTATCAAGAACAATCTCCAGCTTATTATCATTCTCGAGAACCCTCAAGACCTTAGCTCGCGCTTCCAAAGTTTCATACCCAACGAAAAGGGTTTCCCCAATATCATCCTTTATCTTCCTATAAATGTCATCCAAGGCTTCCCTCTTAGAAGCTCGACGGGCTCTTTCCCTCTGCTTTTCCATAGCTTCAGTGAACCCCTCTTCATCAACACCGAGTCCTCTTTCCATCGCCATCTCCTTAGTAAGCTCAAACGGAAACCCATACGTGTCGTAAAGCTTAAACGCCTCCTCACCAGAAAGTCGTTTCCTGCCAGATGAGAGAGCATCTTTTACCATCTCTTCAAAGAGATTTAAACCATAAGAAAGCGTTTTTCTAAACCTGTCTTCCTCAAGAAGTATGACCTCCGAAGCAAGCCTTTGATTCTCTCCCAACTCTGGATAAACCTCACCCATAATCTCCACAACCTTAGGAACAAGCTCATGAAGAAATGGCTTTTCAAAACCAAGTCTCCATCCACTAACTACCGCTCTCCTTAATATTCTTCTTAGAATATAGCCCCTTCCTTCATTGGAAGGCATTATCCCATCAGCTATCATAAAAACGAGCGCTCGTGCATGATCCGCAACTATCTTCATCGCCCTGTCAGAAACCTCATTACTGCCATACTTTATTCCCGAAAGACTTTCAGTTTTCCGTATAAGAGGATAAAGAAGATCGGTCTCAAAATCGCTTCTTACGCCCTGTATCACTGAAGCTAACCTCTCTAACCCCATTCCCGTGTCTATGTTCTTCTTTGGAAGAGGCTCTAAACTACCATCCTCTCTTCTGTTATACTGCATAAACACCAGATTCCAAAGCTCAAGGTATCTATCGCAATCACAACCAACCCCACATGTTTCCTTACCGCATCCGAATTCTTCACCTTGATCTATTATTATCTCAGAGCATGGTCCACAGGGACCAACAGGACCCACCTTCCAAAAGTTGTCCTCCTCTCCCATACGAACGATCCTATCTTCCGGAATACCTACTTCTTTATGCCATATTTCAAACGCCTCATCATCATCCTTATATATGGTTATCCAAAGCCTTTCCTCGGGAAGGCCAAGAACTTTAGTTATAAAATCCCATCCCCACCTTATAGCCTCTTTCTTAAAATAGTCACCAAAAGAAAAATTCCCAAGCATCTCAAAGAAAGTGTGATGTCGAGCAGTATAGCCAACGTTCTCTATATCATTGGTTCGAATGCACTTCTGACAAGTAACTGCCCTCTTAACGGGAGCTTTTTTTTCCCCCAAAAAGTATGGCTTAAATGGAACCATACCAGCTATCGTAAGAAGAATCGTGGGATCATCCGGTATGAGAGAAAAACTTGGAAAAACCTTATGCCCTCTTTCCTCAAAGAATTTTAGAAACTTCCTTCTTAGGTCATGCCCACTTACCTTTTTACGAATCAAAGTTTAATCTCCCCCTCCTCCATCACCTTTATCCTTCTAAAGACCTCTTTCTTTATAAAATCCTCATCAAGCGTGAGAAACCTTCCTTCATCATAGATAACCCTTCCCTTAACCATAACCTTTGAAACATCGCTTTCCCTGCCAGCATACACTATGAAGTAAACTATATCCTCCTCCCTTGCGCCAACATAATGAATGGAGTCAAGGTTTAAAAATACCAAATCTGCCTCCCATCCCTCTTTTATATCTCCTAACCTATCAAAACCAAGTGTCTTCGCGCCCCCAAGCGTTGCCATCTCAAGCGCATCCCAGGCGGAAATAAGAGTGGCATCCCGTAAAAACCCCTTCTGAAGCAGAGGTGCGAGCTTCATCTCCCCCCATATGCTTAGAGAGTTATTACTGGCCGCTCCATCTGTTCCGAGAGCGACATCCATCCCACCCTTTATAAACTTATATAAAGGAGCAATACCCATACCAAGCTTGAGATTGCTCGTAGGGCAGTGAACCACCGCGACATTCCAGCACGATAATCTCTCTATTTCCTTATCGTTAGCACATGTAAGATGAACAGCTATAAGGGGAACCTCGCTATAACCGAGTTCCTCAAGTAGAGAGATAGGATCCTTTCCATGAATCTTAATAGATGTATTTCTTTCCTCTTCACTCTCAAGAAGATGAATGTGAACCTTTAACTTTCTCTTTATTGCCTCTTCTGCTATTTTAACGAGAAGAGATCTATCACACATATAAACGGAATGCGGTCCAAAGGCAACCTTTATACGCCCATCGAGAGCATTGTGCCAGTTATCAGCCATGTATATACCATCCTTAAAACCATAGCTTCTGCCCCCCATACCAACGGCTAAGACCGCTCTAATCCCAGCCTCCTGACAGGCAGACGCCACCTCATCCATGTAAAAATAGTGATCAAGAAAGCACGTTATTCCACTCTTTATCATCTCCATGATCGCTAACAGCGATCCCCAGTAAATGTCCTCTCTCGAGAAAAACCTTTCACGGGGCCATACCGCTTCCTCCAACCACCTTTTAAATGGAAGATCCTCTGCTCTTCCTCTCAAAAGAACCATGGGAGAATGAACATGAGCATTAACGAAACCAGGGAGTATACAGCTTCCTCCCCCATCTATAATGGCCACTCCCTCTGGCGAATCAAAATCACCCAGCTTTTTTATGATTCCATTTTCTATCCATATTTTGCCTCTCCTTACCTTCCTCTTCGAAATGGAGATCCAAGTTGCGTTCTCTATAAGAACACTATCCCCGCACAATCTTCAAAAGTCCCTCCTTGAAAGGTGGTCTTAATACCCCTTTTTCGGTTATTATAGCGCTTATAAGCTCAGCAGGAGTAACATCAAACGCAGGATTAAAGACCTTAACTCCCTCAGGAGCTATTCTCACCCCTCCTATTTCAACTACCTCTTTCGGATTCCTCTGTTCTATAGGAACATCTTTCCCAGACGGAATATCCAGATCTATCGTAGATACAGGCGCAGCAACGTAGAACGGCACGCCATGATGCTTCGCCAAAACTGCGAGTGAATAAGTCCCTATCTTATTAGCCACATCTCCATTAGCAGCTATTCTATCTGCTCCCACTATAACGAGATCTATCTCTCCTTTTGACATGAGATAACCAGCCATATTGTCGGTTATTAGAGTAACATCTATATTATCCATCATAAGCTCCCATGCAGTCAGTCTCGCCCCCTGAAGAACGGGTCTTGTCTCATCCGCGTAAACTTTCACGTTCTTCCCATGTAGCGCAGCAAACCTTATGACCCCAAGCGCGGTCCCGAATCCTCCAGTCGCAAGCGCTCCAGCATTGCAGTGCGTTAGAATAACGGCATGATCTGGAACAAGCTCAGCGCCATACTTACCCATCCTTTCATTCGCCTTTATGTCCTCCTCATGTATCGCCTTTGCCTCCTCAAGCAAATCTTCCCAAGACGAAGCAGACTCAGCTTTTTTACGCATTCTTTGAAGAGCCCAAAATAGATTAACCGCCGTAGGTCTCGTCTTAGATAGAACATCTACTATCCGTTCTATATCTCTTAGAGAAAGCTTTTTAACGCCGAGAACAACACCATAGGCAGCCGCAATTCCTATAGCAGGAGCTCCCCTAACCGCCATCGATTTTATCGCTTGCGCAACATCCTCGTGATCTTGACATCTCAAAAACTCCACCTTATGGGGAATCCTCCTCTGATCAAGTATAAGAAGAGCATCGCCCTCCCACTTCAAGGTTGGTGGAAGCAAAACTCACACCTCCTTAATTGAATCAACTACATGGAATGTTGAAAGCCTCTTATTTCCCGAAAGAAGCCACTCCACGCTTATTTGACAAGCTATTTCTTTTCTGAACTTACCCATCTCGAGATCTTTCTTAGAATGCTCAACCAGAAAGATGGATGGATTCGCTTTGACCTTTAAACGAAATCTCCCCTCGAGAAACTCGACTTCCTCTATCTCCCTGAGTGCGAGAAGCTCCCTTGCAAGTTCCTCCTTTAACTCCATGGGGAGATGGGGATCCACGTTAACGAGAGCTACATTCCTCCTTAATGGTCCTATAACCTTAACGTTAGCATACCTAAAGCTCACTCTCTTCCTTTCGAGGAAATCAAGCAACAAATCGTTAGCTAAAACAACACCCATACCGTGATACCTTGGAACCGCAAGAGGCTTCCACAGGTGCTTAACCTTACACCCCTCTCTTGACACTCCCTCGCCTATTCTCTGATATCTCACTCCCAGTTCCTCTACTAAGTTTCTTATCTCCACCTTGCTTAAATTAATGAGAGGAGCATATATATCCCTAAAGCGCTTAACGCCTATTCTGCTCCAGCTGTCGCTTAAATTCGCCCCAGTTACTATAACGCACCCCGGAAAACGATCTCTTATAATATCAAGCTTTGTTCTAACACACCTATTACAAGCCTGGCCCCTTTTATGCACTTCCTCAAAGCTCTTCTGCGCATCTATGAATATATGCTCTACTCCAGCATCCTCAGCAACTTCAATAGCAGACTTCTTCCCCCTATCATATGAATAAACCCCATAGTCAAGCGTAATCGCTCTTACTTTCCCTCTCGGAAGCGCTTTTGAAACGATAAAGAGACAAACAGAGCTATCCATTCCACCCGAAAGAGCAACAACGACTTCTGAGGCATTCAAATCCCTTTTAGCTTCCTCAATCAGCTTTTCTGCGATCGACTGGATCAAGTATCCCTCCCTTTTTAAGAGCATTAAGAACGCAGCTTCTTACATTAGGATTCATCCGCTCCAATTTTCTAAGGATTTCCTTCATCTTTACTCTGTAGTTTGAGGAAGCATAGGGACATGTACTCTCAATAAGAGGAAGTTTCATTTCTCTGTGATAAGATTCTATAACTTCCTCCCTTACATAGCTTAGCGGTCTTATCACTATAAATCTTCCACATTCAGATCTAACCCATGGCCTGCTTGTCTCAAGAGATCCAGCGAAAAATAGACTTAACATAAAAGCTATAACTATATCATCTAAATGATGCCCTAAGGCGATCTTATCACAGTCCGCCTCCTCAGCCAGCTCATAGAGAGCTCCCCTGCGCATGGAACTACAAAGAGAACATGGATCCTTTTCCTTCTTCAGCTTCAGGATCTCAGCAATATCCGTCTTCATATAGAAGAAAGGTATATTCCTGCTATCGCAAAACTTTCTTATCGGATTAGGGTCAAAACCCTCCCATCCTATATCGATGGTCAGACAGACCAACTCAAAGCTCACCGGTGCAATCCTTAGCAGCTTCCATAGAAGATCAAGAAGAACCATGCTATCCTTTCCGCCGGATACGGCAACTCCAATGCGCTCTCCATGGAGTATCATCTTATAGTCATCCATAGCCTGTCCTAAGGGCCTCCAAAGGTTATATCTGTATTTCGCTCTTCCTAAAAGCCTCTTCTTATACCTGTTCATTCAAAACCTTCCTCACGAACTATCTTAGCCAGAACGCCGTTAACGAACTTTCCAGAATCCTCGGTACCATACTTCTTAGCAAGCTCAACTGCTTCATTTA
It contains:
- the ruvX gene encoding Holliday junction resolvase RuvX; amino-acid sequence: MDWGEKRIGIAISDEGGRVAMPLKVVNRDSILVEIEMLRKIYGDFIIVLGLPVRTDGVQGGASEREALKLKKEIEKRGFKVNLWKEWYSSAEAERLLKICELSARKRRRERDRISAALILEAFLRSVNRNEG
- the alaS gene encoding alanine--tRNA ligase, whose product is MRKKVSGHDLRRKFLKFFEERGHKVFPSFSLIPDDPTILLTIAGMVPFKPYFLGEKKAPVKRAVTCQKCIRTNDIENVGYTARHHTFFEMLGNFSFGDYFKKEAIRWGWDFITKVLGLPEERLWITIYKDDDEAFEIWHKEVGIPEDRIVRMGEEDNFWKVGPVGPCGPCSEIIIDQGEEFGCGKETCGVGCDCDRYLELWNLVFMQYNRREDGSLEPLPKKNIDTGMGLERLASVIQGVRSDFETDLLYPLIRKTESLSGIKYGSNEVSDRAMKIVADHARALVFMIADGIMPSNEGRGYILRRILRRAVVSGWRLGFEKPFLHELVPKVVEIMGEVYPELGENQRLASEVILLEEDRFRKTLSYGLNLFEEMVKDALSSGRKRLSGEEAFKLYDTYGFPFELTKEMAMERGLGVDEEGFTEAMEKQRERARRASKREALDDIYRKIKDDIGETLFVGYETLEARAKVLRVLENDNKLEIVLDRTPCYPERGGQVGDKGTIISQNFEGRIDDTYSPVEGLIVHRVTPLRGKIDEGDLVDVKVDALRRRETAKHHTATHLLHQALCDVLGSHVRQSGSLVAPDRLRFDFSHFSPLSSREIEEIERRVNEKIWDDLKVDVLKMDLEEAKRLGAKALFEGKYGEKVRVIKIGDYSLELCGGTHLERTGLIGVFKIVSESGIGANLRRIEAVCGKSAYEYMVSQLKEREKGLRKLQGEREKLSDELKRKELEIARLKLERISSKEIDGVKVFSAFLENLDAEAMRILGDEIKARLGSSIVILGSAKEGRAVLIAMITPDLVEKGWNASKIVKNIGAQIGGGGGGKPRYAQAGGRDTVKLKEILAQIEKYI
- a CDS encoding amidohydrolase gives rise to the protein MCGDSVLIENATWISISKRKVRRGKIWIENGIIKKLGDFDSPEGVAIIDGGGSCILPGFVNAHVHSPMVLLRGRAEDLPFKRWLEEAVWPRERFFSREDIYWGSLLAIMEMIKSGITCFLDHYFYMDEVASACQEAGIRAVLAVGMGGRSYGFKDGIYMADNWHNALDGRIKVAFGPHSVYMCDRSLLVKIAEEAIKRKLKVHIHLLESEEERNTSIKIHGKDPISLLEELGYSEVPLIAVHLTCANDKEIERLSCWNVAVVHCPTSNLKLGMGIAPLYKFIKGGMDVALGTDGAASNNSLSIWGEMKLAPLLQKGFLRDATLISAWDALEMATLGGAKTLGFDRLGDIKEGWEADLVFLNLDSIHYVGAREEDIVYFIVYAGRESDVSKVMVKGRVIYDEGRFLTLDEDFIKKEVFRRIKVMEEGEIKL
- the mtnA gene encoding S-methyl-5-thioribose-1-phosphate isomerase, which produces MLPPTLKWEGDALLILDQRRIPHKVEFLRCQDHEDVAQAIKSMAVRGAPAIGIAAAYGVVLGVKKLSLRDIERIVDVLSKTRPTAVNLFWALQRMRKKAESASSWEDLLEEAKAIHEEDIKANERMGKYGAELVPDHAVILTHCNAGALATGGFGTALGVIRFAALHGKNVKVYADETRPVLQGARLTAWELMMDNIDVTLITDNMAGYLMSKGEIDLVIVGADRIAANGDVANKIGTYSLAVLAKHHGVPFYVAAPVSTIDLDIPSGKDVPIEQRNPKEVVEIGGVRIAPEGVKVFNPAFDVTPAELISAIITEKGVLRPPFKEGLLKIVRG
- a CDS encoding 7-cyano-7-deazaguanine synthase, with product MIQSIAEKLIEEAKRDLNASEVVVALSGGMDSSVCLFIVSKALPRGKVRAITLDYGVYSYDRGKKSAIEVAEDAGVEHIFIDAQKSFEEVHKRGQACNRCVRTKLDIIRDRFPGCVIVTGANLSDSWSRIGVKRFRDIYAPLINLSKVEIRNLVEELGVRYQRIGEGVSREGCKVKHLWKPLAVPRYHGMGVVLANDLLLDFLERKRVSFRYANVKVIGPLRRNVALVNVDPHLPMELKEELARELLALREIEEVEFLEGRFRLKVKANPSIFLVEHSKKDLEMGKFRKEIACQISVEWLLSGNKRLSTFHVVDSIKEV
- a CDS encoding tRNA 2-thiocytidine(32) synthetase TtcA; translation: MNRYKKRLLGRAKYRYNLWRPLGQAMDDYKMILHGERIGVAVSGGKDSMVLLDLLWKLLRIAPVSFELVCLTIDIGWEGFDPNPIRKFCDSRNIPFFYMKTDIAEILKLKKEKDPCSLCSSMRRGALYELAEEADCDKIALGHHLDDIVIAFMLSLFFAGSLETSRPWVRSECGRFIVIRPLSYVREEVIESYHREMKLPLIESTCPYASSNYRVKMKEILRKLERMNPNVRSCVLNALKKGGILDPVDRRKAD